A window from Neobacillus sp. PS3-40 encodes these proteins:
- a CDS encoding anion permease yields the protein MSGLLIITILIVIGALAFDFINGFHDTANAIATSVSTKALKPRHAIILAAGMNLLGALTFTGVAKTITSDIVDPFNLHNGHIVILAALLSAIIWNLVTWYFGIPSSSSHAIIGSIAGAAIAAAGFSALKYSGFLKILEALIISPIIAFIIGFIMFSIFKVSFKNYNLTKTNRIFRYIQIATAALQSYSHGTNDAQKSMGIITMALIANGYLTTTDIPFWVQLSCAIAMGLGTSIGGWKIIKTVGGKIMKIRPVNGVAADLTGAIVIFGATFIHLPVSTTHVISSGILGVGTSHRLKGVKWDTARRMIITWVITLPISALMASLFYFILNLIY from the coding sequence ATGAGCGGTTTATTGATTATAACGATTTTAATTGTTATTGGAGCTCTTGCTTTTGACTTTATTAATGGTTTCCATGATACTGCAAATGCAATTGCGACCTCTGTTTCTACAAAAGCGTTAAAGCCTCGCCATGCTATTATATTAGCTGCTGGTATGAACCTTTTAGGTGCATTAACGTTTACCGGTGTTGCCAAAACAATTACGTCAGATATTGTCGATCCTTTCAATTTGCATAATGGTCATATCGTCATTCTTGCTGCACTGTTATCCGCAATTATCTGGAATTTAGTTACTTGGTATTTTGGAATTCCAAGTAGTTCTTCACATGCAATTATTGGTTCCATTGCAGGAGCAGCAATTGCAGCTGCAGGGTTTTCTGCCTTGAAATATTCTGGCTTCTTAAAAATTCTTGAAGCGTTGATCATTTCTCCGATCATAGCATTTATTATCGGTTTTATTATGTTCAGTATTTTTAAAGTTTCCTTTAAAAACTATAATTTAACAAAAACAAATCGTATCTTCCGTTATATCCAAATTGCTACTGCTGCATTGCAATCTTATTCACATGGAACAAATGATGCGCAGAAATCAATGGGGATTATTACAATGGCACTTATCGCGAATGGTTATCTTACAACAACAGATATCCCTTTTTGGGTCCAACTTTCCTGTGCAATTGCGATGGGGCTTGGAACGTCAATAGGTGGATGGAAAATCATTAAAACTGTTGGCGGAAAAATCATGAAGATTCGTCCAGTAAATGGAGTTGCTGCTGACTTAACAGGGGCAATTGTTATTTTTGGTGCTACCTTTATTCATTTGCCTGTAAGTACCACTCATGTTATTTCTTCAGGTATTTTAGGCGTAGGTACTTCCCATCGTTTAAAAGGAGTTAAATGGGACACTGCCAGGCGGATGATTATTACTTGGGTCATTACATTACCAATATCGGCATTAATGGCTTCCCTATTTTA
- a CDS encoding DUF47 domain-containing protein: protein MGFKKNDKFSVLLSNISANLKESTNFFTEYKLKNVSDLKIFSEKMKEYESKGDSFVHEVIKELNDTFITPIEREDILHLTMSMDDVLDGLEGCAALFEMYSITEADEFMLSFVSAIQGSIYEIEKAIELLSSKKLLQIREHSIQIKDYESKCDNILRQSIKHLFTVEKDPIRIIQYKEIYETLEEIADNCQAVANTLETIIMKNA, encoded by the coding sequence ATGGGATTCAAAAAAAATGATAAATTTTCCGTATTGCTTAGCAATATCTCTGCTAACCTAAAAGAAAGTACAAACTTTTTCACAGAGTACAAACTGAAAAATGTTAGCGATCTTAAGATTTTTTCAGAAAAGATGAAAGAGTATGAGTCAAAAGGGGATTCGTTTGTTCATGAAGTCATTAAAGAGTTAAACGACACCTTCATCACTCCGATTGAACGCGAAGATATCTTACATCTCACAATGAGCATGGATGATGTATTGGATGGACTTGAGGGTTGTGCAGCATTATTTGAAATGTATTCAATTACTGAAGCAGATGAATTTATGCTAAGTTTTGTTAGTGCCATTCAAGGAAGTATCTACGAAATTGAAAAAGCAATCGAATTATTATCAAGTAAAAAATTGCTTCAAATTAGAGAACATTCCATTCAAATAAAAGACTATGAATCAAAATGCGATAATATTTTAAGACAATCCATTAAACATTTGTTTACAGTTGAAAAAGATCCTATTCGCATAATTCAATATAAAGAAATTTATGAAACACTTGAGGAAATTGCTGACAACTGCCAAGCAGTAGCCAACACACTAGAAACTATTATTATGAAAAATGCATAA
- a CDS encoding GlsB/YeaQ/YmgE family stress response membrane protein, whose protein sequence is MSFIWTLIVGGVIGWIAGLIVGKNIPGGVIGNIIAGFVGAWLGQLVLGNWGPNVANFAIIPAILGAIVLVLIVSMILRSFRRADK, encoded by the coding sequence ATGAGTTTTATCTGGACATTAATCGTTGGAGGCGTCATTGGTTGGATCGCTGGTCTCATTGTTGGCAAGAATATTCCAGGTGGAGTCATTGGAAATATTATAGCAGGTTTTGTGGGTGCATGGCTTGGACAATTAGTTTTAGGCAACTGGGGACCAAATGTTGCCAACTTTGCAATCATACCAGCAATACTGGGTGCGATTGTTCTTGTATTGATAGTAAGCATGATTTTGAGATCCTTTCGAAGAGCTGACAAATAA
- a CDS encoding RluA family pseudouridine synthase produces the protein MLQTSRKGQWFQIIIPQKWEGLTLDDLFRHKWEAPKKLTHFFRMEHKVLLNGNNANWNNPLIPGTKLQLNLFEEEESEIPASYFEIPILYEDDHIIVFNKPPLMSTHPNQINLEKDTLLNAAVFHLQTNGEIRNIRHIHRLDRDTSGAILFAKNALAGAILDRMLEKRTIKRTYVAVVHGLLNSKKGTLHFGIGRDRHHATRRRVSSSGQDAVTHYQVVKVDQGKKLTYVKCWLETGRTHQIRVHFSHIGHPLVGDTLYGGQPICNRQALHAAKLEFIHPFTEEQIICYAPLLDIPTIFKGVDVYSL, from the coding sequence ATGCTACAAACTAGTCGTAAGGGACAATGGTTTCAAATTATCATCCCGCAAAAATGGGAAGGTTTAACTTTAGATGATCTTTTCAGACATAAATGGGAAGCTCCAAAAAAACTAACACATTTTTTTAGGATGGAACATAAAGTTTTATTAAATGGTAATAATGCAAATTGGAACAACCCTCTAATTCCAGGAACTAAATTGCAATTAAACCTATTTGAGGAAGAGGAAAGCGAAATTCCTGCATCCTACTTTGAGATTCCAATCCTTTATGAGGATGATCACATTATTGTCTTTAACAAGCCTCCTTTAATGAGCACACATCCTAATCAGATCAATTTGGAAAAAGATACACTTCTCAATGCAGCCGTGTTTCATTTGCAGACGAATGGAGAAATAAGAAATATTAGACATATTCATCGATTGGACCGTGATACATCGGGGGCAATTCTCTTTGCAAAAAATGCTTTAGCAGGAGCAATCCTTGACCGAATGTTGGAAAAACGTACAATCAAAAGAACCTATGTCGCAGTGGTTCATGGGTTATTAAATTCAAAGAAAGGGACACTACACTTTGGGATTGGGCGTGACAGGCATCATGCAACAAGGAGGCGTGTATCTTCTTCGGGGCAAGATGCAGTTACCCACTATCAGGTTGTAAAAGTGGATCAAGGAAAAAAATTAACTTATGTAAAATGCTGGTTAGAGACTGGAAGAACTCATCAAATCCGGGTCCATTTTAGCCATATAGGACATCCTCTCGTTGGAGATACATTATACGGGGGACAGCCCATTTGTAATCGTCAAGCCTTGCATGCAGCAAAGCTTGAGTTCATACACCCTTTTACAGAAGAACAAATTATTTGTTATGCACCCCTTTTAGATATTCCGACCATTTTTAAAGGAGTAGATGTCTATTCCTTATAG
- a CDS encoding DUF5365 family protein, with amino-acid sequence MKIVFASIPSQEHEISELVRHIYSNIFPIYFTDNEIQELERLKVLHTSGQYFKDISTLKEAFQVMTSLRTIISILECTDLNESYSNLFTRNSTNLSRLGLFFPFELEQFLEGKNIKKYMFSGYTKAANELLI; translated from the coding sequence GTGAAAATTGTATTTGCTTCGATACCTAGCCAGGAGCATGAAATCAGTGAGCTGGTGAGGCATATTTATTCAAATATTTTTCCAATCTATTTTACCGATAATGAAATTCAAGAACTTGAGCGGTTAAAAGTATTACATACCTCTGGCCAATACTTTAAAGATATTAGTACGTTAAAAGAAGCTTTTCAAGTGATGACAAGTTTGCGAACCATTATTTCAATCCTCGAGTGCACTGATTTGAATGAAAGTTACTCTAACCTATTTACTAGAAATAGTACAAACTTAAGTAGACTTGGTCTGTTTTTTCCTTTTGAATTGGAGCAGTTTTTAGAAGGGAAAAATATAAAAAAATATATGTTTAGTGGTTATACAAAAGCAGCAAATGAACTGCTTATATAA
- a CDS encoding phospho-sugar mutase — MDWKTKAQQWFQFENLNEELKIQLEKIERNEKELEEAFYKNLEFGTGGMRGEIGVGTNRMNLYTVRKASAGLAAYIEENGIEAKKRGVVIAYDSRHKSPEFAMEAAKTLASRGIQAYVFDELRPTPELSFAVRYLNAFSGIVVTASHNPPEYNGYKVYGFDGGQLPPDSADKVISKVNEIENELLIEVDSEERLKAAGLIVTIGAEIDQAYIEKLRTISENPDLAQDSDIKIVFTPLHGTANKPVRNALMALGYKNVHVVKEQELPDPEFTTVKSPNPEEHAAFELAIRDGKKIGADLLIATDPDADRLGIAVLNSEGEYVVLTGNQTGALLLDYLLTQKQEKGMLPKNGVVLKTIVTSEIGRKIASSHQLNTVDVLTGFKFIAEKINEYKSSGEHTFLFGYEESYGYLIGDFVRDKDAVQAAIFATEVCAYYKKQGLSLYEGLIAVFEKYGYYLEGLRSLTLKGKDGAEKIQQILSSFRAEPLKSLGNLTVQTTEDYLTGIRVANSGSEKIDLPKSNVLKYTFEDGSWVCLRPSGTEPKVKFYFGVNSNNFEESNEKLQNIKKDFMELVDQKINMVTEK; from the coding sequence ATGGACTGGAAGACGAAAGCCCAACAATGGTTTCAATTTGAAAATTTAAATGAAGAGTTAAAAATCCAATTAGAAAAGATTGAAAGAAATGAAAAGGAACTTGAAGAAGCCTTTTATAAAAATTTAGAATTTGGAACTGGTGGCATGAGAGGAGAAATTGGTGTTGGTACTAACCGAATGAACCTCTATACAGTTCGAAAAGCATCTGCAGGGTTAGCTGCTTACATAGAAGAAAATGGAATTGAGGCAAAAAAACGTGGAGTTGTTATTGCCTATGATTCACGTCATAAATCTCCAGAGTTTGCAATGGAGGCAGCAAAAACACTTGCATCCAGAGGAATTCAAGCATATGTTTTTGATGAGCTGCGTCCTACACCAGAATTATCCTTTGCAGTAAGATATTTAAATGCATTTTCAGGAATTGTTGTTACAGCAAGCCATAATCCACCTGAATATAATGGCTATAAGGTTTATGGATTTGATGGAGGGCAGCTTCCACCAGATAGTGCAGATAAAGTAATTTCAAAAGTAAATGAAATTGAGAACGAACTTCTCATTGAGGTTGATAGTGAAGAAAGGTTAAAAGCAGCTGGACTAATTGTCACAATCGGTGCCGAGATTGACCAGGCCTATATTGAAAAGCTAAGAACGATTTCCGAAAATCCTGATCTTGCTCAAGATTCAGACATAAAAATTGTCTTTACTCCATTACATGGCACTGCCAATAAACCGGTACGAAATGCGCTTATGGCACTTGGGTACAAAAATGTCCACGTTGTAAAAGAACAGGAGCTTCCAGATCCAGAATTTACTACAGTGAAAAGCCCTAATCCTGAAGAACATGCTGCATTTGAATTGGCCATTCGTGATGGTAAAAAAATAGGAGCAGATTTATTAATTGCAACAGATCCCGATGCTGACCGCTTGGGGATTGCTGTCTTGAATAGTGAAGGCGAATATGTTGTTTTAACTGGAAATCAAACAGGAGCATTACTGCTAGATTATCTTCTTACTCAAAAACAAGAAAAAGGGATGCTCCCAAAAAATGGAGTAGTCCTTAAAACAATTGTTACTTCAGAAATTGGTAGGAAAATTGCATCTTCCCATCAATTAAATACTGTAGATGTGTTAACAGGTTTTAAATTTATTGCTGAAAAAATAAATGAGTATAAATCCTCCGGTGAACATACTTTCTTATTTGGCTATGAAGAAAGCTATGGATATTTAATTGGTGATTTTGTGCGTGATAAAGATGCCGTTCAAGCAGCAATATTTGCAACTGAAGTTTGTGCATATTATAAAAAACAAGGATTGTCGCTATATGAGGGCTTAATAGCAGTGTTTGAAAAATATGGATATTACTTAGAAGGACTTCGTTCTCTAACGTTAAAAGGGAAGGATGGAGCAGAGAAAATTCAGCAAATATTATCTTCATTCCGTGCGGAACCATTAAAATCACTTGGAAACTTAACTGTTCAGACAACAGAAGATTATTTAACAGGAATTCGAGTGGCGAATTCGGGGTCTGAAAAAATTGATCTTCCAAAATCCAATGTCTTGAAATATACATTTGAAGATGGTTCGTGGGTTTGCCTAAGACCATCAGGTACAGAGCCAAAAGTTAAATTCTATTTCGGAGTAAATAGTAATAATTTTGAAGAAAGTAATGAAAAACTCCAAAATATTAAAAAAGACTTTATGGAACTTGTAGATCAAAAAATAAATATGGTAACAGAAAAGTAA
- a CDS encoding IS1182 family transposase produces MFKNYIMNQLVLPLDLEVKLQNNDIAYHVHHLVESIPHEAFEPFLRNEGCPAYHPRMMLKIILCAYTQSVFSGRKIEALLKDSIRMMWLAQGHEPSYRTINRFRVQSEVKDLIRQCFVQFRCQLIEEKLIDQEAVFIDGTKIEANANKFTFVWKKSVEKYHQSLIEKSNQLYNELLENEIIPEIKCESDEQLSLEEIAQLVKKVDDVVTEYDKQIEVSTDVLERKALRSERKYPKQVRKQLIDFVLRKQKYQQDFEIFGTRNSYSKTDPDATFMRMKDDYMQNGQLKAGYNVQIATEGQYALAYSLFSNPTDTRTLIPFLDEIEQHYFELPKHIVADAGYGSEQNYNDILSNRKREALITYNMYLKEQKKKYKQNTFNPDNWQYNEETDTYTCPNQKLLKFQYYSIRNDRTDFQRKFKIYECEDCSGCPFRSSCTKAKEGNNRKLMVNEKWEQQKEYVREKLSEEKTSAIYRKRKIDVEPVFGFLKANLRFSRFSVRGKSKVENEMGLALMAVNLRKFTANN; encoded by the coding sequence ATGTTCAAAAATTATATCATGAATCAATTAGTTTTGCCTTTAGATTTAGAAGTAAAATTACAAAATAATGATATTGCCTACCATGTCCATCATTTAGTTGAAAGTATCCCTCATGAAGCGTTCGAACCATTTCTTCGAAATGAGGGTTGCCCAGCCTATCATCCACGCATGATGCTTAAAATTATCTTATGTGCCTACACACAATCTGTCTTTTCAGGGCGTAAAATTGAAGCCTTATTAAAAGATAGTATCCGTATGATGTGGCTGGCTCAAGGACATGAACCAAGCTACCGCACAATAAACCGATTCCGTGTTCAATCAGAAGTGAAAGATTTAATCCGCCAATGTTTCGTCCAATTCCGTTGCCAATTGATTGAAGAAAAACTTATCGATCAAGAAGCGGTTTTTATCGATGGCACAAAGATTGAAGCGAATGCGAATAAATTTACGTTTGTCTGGAAGAAATCGGTTGAGAAATATCATCAAAGTTTAATTGAAAAGTCAAATCAGCTATACAATGAACTACTTGAGAACGAAATCATACCTGAAATTAAATGTGAAAGCGATGAACAGTTATCATTGGAAGAGATCGCTCAATTGGTTAAAAAAGTGGACGATGTCGTAACCGAGTATGATAAACAAATTGAAGTATCGACAGACGTTCTAGAACGAAAAGCCTTAAGAAGTGAACGTAAATACCCGAAACAAGTGCGTAAACAGTTGATTGATTTTGTCTTACGAAAACAGAAATACCAACAAGACTTTGAAATATTTGGCACACGTAATAGCTATTCTAAAACAGATCCGGATGCGACATTTATGCGAATGAAAGATGATTATATGCAAAACGGACAATTGAAGGCAGGTTACAATGTACAAATCGCAACGGAAGGTCAATACGCGCTTGCCTATAGTTTATTTTCAAACCCAACAGATACACGTACGTTAATTCCATTTCTAGATGAGATCGAGCAGCATTATTTCGAGTTACCGAAACACATTGTCGCAGATGCAGGTTATGGTAGTGAACAAAACTATAATGATATCCTTTCGAACAGAAAACGAGAAGCACTTATTACGTATAACATGTATTTGAAAGAACAAAAGAAAAAGTATAAACAAAACACATTTAATCCCGACAATTGGCAGTATAATGAAGAAACAGATACATATACATGTCCCAATCAGAAACTTCTTAAATTTCAATATTATTCTATACGTAATGACCGTACAGACTTCCAACGGAAGTTCAAAATCTATGAGTGCGAAGACTGTTCAGGATGCCCGTTCCGTTCATCATGTACAAAAGCAAAAGAAGGAAACAATCGAAAACTAATGGTGAATGAAAAATGGGAACAGCAAAAAGAATATGTAAGAGAGAAGCTTTCAGAAGAGAAAACGAGTGCCATCTATCGAAAACGCAAAATCGATGTGGAACCAGTTTTTGGATTCTTGAAGGCTAATTTGCGTTTCTCTCGGTTTTCTGTACGAGGAAAATCGAAAGTAGAAAACGAAATGGGCCTCGCGTTAATGGCAGTGAATTTAAGAAAATTCACTGCCAACAACTAA
- a CDS encoding YhdB family protein, producing the protein MNKMDYDRALYYTHRSEWDNLLILMVRTKDQFLSKKIEHFLHAYNFEDDYSVIQDHLYLLLRYIDHANEIVESDKSQTSMYSLS; encoded by the coding sequence ATGAATAAAATGGATTATGATCGAGCGCTATATTATACGCATCGATCCGAATGGGACAATTTACTAATACTAATGGTGCGCACAAAAGACCAATTTTTGTCCAAGAAGATTGAGCATTTCCTACATGCTTATAACTTCGAAGATGATTACTCTGTAATTCAAGATCATTTATATCTACTTCTGCGGTATATCGACCATGCCAATGAAATAGTCGAATCTGATAAAAGTCAGACTTCGATGTATAGTCTTTCCTGA
- a CDS encoding M14 family zinc carboxypeptidase, with the protein MFRVFWICFLLLFFEFQTIAHAKIVQTNKPYTYGSMENDLHLLKAKYKENVEIRVIGYTHFGRKVSAVKLGKGEKSVLLVGAHHGREWITSMLLMKMLETYSADYQKDLSQILNEVSIWFVPMLNPDGVTIQQNNIREFPPDQQNRIMFMNEGWDHFIRWKANGLGIDLNRQYPADWEALTDGPNVPSYQFYKGKSPFEAEEVIALSNFVKEIKPLIAVSYHSAGREIYWKYKNGENFKRDRRIAKRIAKITGYKLGKPPKEAVGGGFTDWFITTYHRPALTIEISYLVGDRHPPLCVFKEEWKRNKNVGLVIAEEAKY; encoded by the coding sequence GTGTTTAGAGTTTTTTGGATTTGCTTTCTATTGCTCTTTTTTGAATTTCAAACCATAGCTCATGCCAAAATTGTTCAAACAAATAAACCTTACACATACGGAAGTATGGAGAATGATTTACATTTACTTAAGGCAAAGTATAAGGAAAATGTAGAGATAAGAGTGATTGGCTATACCCATTTTGGCCGAAAAGTATCTGCAGTGAAGCTCGGAAAAGGAGAGAAGAGTGTTCTACTTGTAGGTGCCCATCATGGCCGGGAATGGATCACAAGCATGCTGCTGATGAAGATGTTGGAAACGTACTCTGCTGATTATCAAAAGGATCTTTCACAAATCTTAAATGAAGTGTCAATTTGGTTTGTTCCTATGTTAAATCCAGATGGTGTAACAATCCAACAAAACAATATTAGGGAATTTCCACCCGACCAACAAAATCGAATCATGTTTATGAACGAAGGTTGGGATCATTTTATAAGATGGAAAGCTAATGGATTAGGAATCGATCTTAATAGACAATACCCTGCTGATTGGGAAGCCTTAACGGATGGTCCCAATGTTCCTTCTTACCAATTTTATAAAGGCAAATCCCCATTTGAAGCAGAAGAAGTTATTGCCCTTTCTAATTTTGTAAAAGAGATCAAGCCGCTAATAGCCGTTTCGTACCACTCGGCAGGAAGAGAAATTTATTGGAAATACAAAAATGGTGAAAATTTCAAACGTGATCGTAGGATTGCAAAAAGAATAGCTAAAATAACTGGGTATAAGTTAGGAAAACCTCCGAAGGAAGCGGTGGGAGGAGGGTTTACAGATTGGTTTATTACAACGTATCACCGCCCAGCTCTAACAATTGAAATAAGCTATCTTGTTGGAGATAGACACCCACCCTTATGTGTGTTTAAAGAAGAGTGGAAGCGAAATAAAAACGTCGGGCTTGTAATTGCCGAGGAAGCAAAATATTAA
- a CDS encoding SpoVR family protein, with protein MDVEGRKALEYAISEITEVATGFGLDFYPMRYEICPADIIYTFGAYGMPTRFSHWSFGKQFYKMKLQYDFGLSKIYELVINSDPCYAFLLDSNALIQNKLIVAHVLAHCDFFKNNVRFQNTKRDMVESMAATAERIRKYEVQYGKPEVEKFLDAVLAIDEHIDPSLMRPKLAWSMEDLEEEDDEIRPVSTPYDDLWNMDKKEADPGKKKAKKKFPPNPEKDLLLFIESYSRELEDWQRDILTMMREEMLYFWPQLETKIMNEGWASYWHQRILRELDLTTGEAIEFAKLNAGVVQPSKTGINPYYLGIKIYEDIEERYNNPTEEMKLRGIKPNSGREKIFEVREVESDISFLRNYLNKDLVMREDMYLFQKQGRDYKVVDKQWKQIRDQLVNMRVNGGFPYITVNDGDYLKNGELYMKHWYEGIELDVKYLEKVLPYIHQLWGRPVHMETMVEERTMLFTYDGKGVHRKYI; from the coding sequence ATGGATGTGGAGGGACGCAAAGCCCTTGAATATGCAATTAGCGAAATAACAGAAGTCGCAACAGGTTTTGGATTGGATTTTTACCCGATGCGATATGAAATCTGTCCAGCGGATATTATCTATACGTTTGGGGCATACGGGATGCCGACCCGATTTTCACATTGGAGCTTCGGTAAACAATTTTATAAAATGAAACTCCAATATGACTTTGGATTAAGTAAAATTTATGAATTGGTTATCAACTCAGATCCCTGCTATGCATTTTTACTTGATTCCAACGCATTAATTCAAAATAAGTTGATTGTGGCACATGTACTTGCCCACTGTGACTTTTTCAAAAATAATGTTCGTTTTCAAAATACAAAGCGAGATATGGTTGAAAGTATGGCGGCTACGGCTGAGCGGATCCGTAAATATGAAGTTCAATATGGAAAGCCAGAAGTGGAAAAATTTTTGGATGCGGTATTGGCCATTGATGAACATATAGATCCTTCTTTAATGAGACCAAAATTAGCTTGGTCCATGGAAGATTTGGAAGAAGAGGATGATGAGATTCGACCAGTTTCTACCCCCTATGATGATCTTTGGAACATGGATAAAAAAGAAGCTGATCCAGGGAAAAAGAAAGCAAAGAAAAAATTTCCTCCCAACCCTGAAAAGGATTTACTGTTATTTATTGAATCCTACAGCAGAGAGCTTGAGGATTGGCAACGTGATATTTTGACAATGATGCGCGAAGAAATGCTTTACTTCTGGCCACAGTTAGAAACGAAAATCATGAATGAGGGCTGGGCTTCTTATTGGCATCAACGGATCTTAAGAGAATTAGATTTAACAACTGGGGAGGCAATTGAGTTTGCCAAATTAAATGCAGGTGTTGTGCAACCATCTAAAACAGGAATAAATCCTTACTACCTTGGCATTAAAATTTATGAAGATATAGAAGAACGCTACAACAATCCAACTGAAGAAATGAAGTTGAGAGGAATTAAGCCGAATTCTGGTCGGGAAAAGATTTTTGAGGTGCGTGAAGTGGAATCAGATATCTCCTTCCTTCGCAACTACTTAAACAAGGATCTTGTCATGAGAGAAGATATGTACCTTTTCCAGAAGCAAGGCCGGGACTATAAAGTAGTCGACAAACAGTGGAAACAAATCCGAGACCAACTCGTTAATATGAGGGTAAACGGAGGATTCCCATACATCACAGTAAATGATGGTGACTACTTGAAAAATGGGGAACTTTATATGAAGCATTGGTATGAAGGAATTGAACTCGATGTGAAGTATCTAGAAAAGGTGTTGCCTTATATTCACCAACTTTGGGGAAGACCGGTTCATATGGAAACGATGGTGGAAGAACGAACGATGTTGTTTACGTATGATGGGAAGGGCGTTCATCGGAAGTATATATAA
- a CDS encoding ATP-binding protein → MKLHIESTKIDFHQLIRNSLNSIWIIGKEGEILYCNRACLDMFKVTCSKEIISKNIWFFLHPSFHEKSKARLERVLTNNETLEKIEVQMIRNDGEIIDVEVVTLPFYLENKVFGQVIFQDITLRKAAGQLLKDREKLASVGQIAAGIAHEVKNPLSSVKGFLQLIKETQSHPYFDIMEDELEKALNTLQNLLQVSKPDLHDEPLIPINLCKELTSLINLFQERLYSIQVELDLRDSEMEIIGKRNLFQQAFFNLIKNALESIEDKGKIRIEHFYKDDLIHIKISDSGLGIPKEKLKMLGTPFFTTKSEGTGLGLTQVFTTIHEHHGNISIHSELGVGTTIHVQLPVKKCYHLT, encoded by the coding sequence TTGAAACTACATATTGAGTCCACAAAGATAGACTTTCACCAATTAATCAGAAATTCCCTTAATTCCATTTGGATTATTGGAAAAGAGGGTGAAATTCTTTATTGTAATAGGGCTTGTTTGGATATGTTTAAAGTTACATGTTCAAAAGAAATTATTTCTAAAAATATTTGGTTTTTTCTTCACCCCTCTTTCCATGAAAAAAGTAAAGCACGACTTGAAAGGGTTCTTACAAATAATGAAACATTAGAAAAAATAGAAGTACAAATGATTAGGAACGATGGGGAGATAATCGATGTTGAAGTAGTGACCTTACCTTTTTATTTAGAGAACAAAGTCTTTGGACAGGTTATTTTCCAAGATATTACCCTTCGCAAAGCAGCTGGACAACTTTTGAAGGATAGAGAAAAATTAGCCTCTGTTGGTCAAATAGCGGCTGGTATTGCTCATGAAGTTAAAAACCCTCTTTCATCTGTAAAAGGATTTTTGCAGTTAATTAAGGAAACCCAATCACATCCATACTTTGATATCATGGAAGATGAGTTAGAGAAAGCATTAAACACGTTACAAAATTTATTACAAGTATCCAAACCAGATTTGCATGATGAACCCTTAATACCCATTAATTTATGTAAAGAGTTAACTTCTCTAATAAATTTATTTCAGGAAAGACTTTATTCTATCCAAGTTGAATTAGATTTAAGAGATTCAGAGATGGAAATTATCGGAAAAAGAAACTTATTTCAGCAAGCCTTTTTCAATCTCATAAAAAATGCACTTGAGTCTATCGAAGATAAAGGGAAAATTAGAATAGAACATTTTTATAAGGACGACTTGATCCATATAAAAATTAGCGATTCAGGTTTAGGTATTCCAAAGGAAAAATTAAAAATGTTAGGCACACCTTTTTTCACTACAAAAAGTGAAGGAACTGGTCTAGGTCTAACACAAGTATTTACAACGATTCATGAACATCATGGAAATATTTCTATCCATAGTGAGTTAGGAGTAGGGACAACTATTCATGTTCAACTTCCGGTTAAAAAGTGTTACCACCTAACATAG